A single genomic interval of Polynucleobacter necessarius harbors:
- a CDS encoding ammonium transporter has product MLTWMKRLVAGGAMALAIGVTGVMLTSPAYADEVKKPAVTAPAAEPAAVLCSEKCNKADTAWLLVCTALVILMTLPGLALFCGGLTRSKNILSVLVQCMFIFSLITVLWSLYGYSFAFSEGAAFIGGLDRLFLQGINPESVAATFSKGVVIPEYVFMAFQAAFATITCCLIIGAFAERAKFSAIILFVILWFTFSYLPIAHMVWFWPGPDDIKDAASLEAITARAGWLWQKGVLDFAGGTVVHINAAIAGLVGSYVVGKRLGYGKEAMKPHNLVFVMMGASLLWFGWFRFNAGSAFEANGSAVLAFVNTLLATAAAVLGWSFAEWITKGNPSMLGAASGCVAGLVAITPAAGFVGPMGALIISAAAGVVCLWGVSGLKRILGSDDSLDVFGVHGVGGILGALLTGVFADPALGGPGIWDYVANAVAPDYPIASQLWLQSQGVIVTVIWSCVVSCIVFKLGDIVIGLRVKEDQEREGLDISSHGESAYES; this is encoded by the coding sequence ATGTTAACTTGGATGAAACGACTCGTCGCTGGTGGTGCAATGGCTTTGGCTATTGGTGTTACTGGTGTAATGTTGACTTCTCCAGCGTATGCTGATGAAGTTAAAAAACCTGCTGTAACCGCTCCTGCGGCAGAACCTGCTGCAGTACTTTGCTCTGAAAAGTGCAATAAAGCGGATACAGCTTGGTTGCTAGTGTGTACTGCATTAGTAATTCTGATGACTTTGCCTGGTTTGGCTTTGTTTTGCGGTGGTTTAACACGCAGCAAGAACATTCTCTCTGTACTCGTACAGTGTATGTTTATCTTTTCATTGATAACGGTCTTATGGTCTCTTTATGGCTATAGCTTTGCATTTAGTGAAGGCGCGGCATTTATTGGTGGATTGGATCGCTTGTTCTTGCAAGGTATTAACCCAGAATCCGTAGCAGCCACCTTTAGTAAAGGTGTTGTTATCCCTGAATATGTGTTTATGGCCTTTCAAGCTGCATTTGCAACCATTACTTGCTGTTTGATTATTGGCGCGTTTGCTGAGCGTGCAAAGTTCTCCGCAATCATTTTGTTCGTGATTCTTTGGTTTACTTTCAGCTACTTGCCAATCGCTCACATGGTTTGGTTCTGGCCTGGTCCTGATGACATCAAAGATGCTGCATCGCTTGAAGCAATTACAGCGCGTGCTGGTTGGTTATGGCAAAAGGGTGTTCTCGATTTTGCTGGTGGCACTGTTGTGCACATCAATGCTGCGATCGCTGGCTTAGTAGGTTCATATGTTGTTGGCAAGCGTCTGGGTTATGGCAAGGAAGCAATGAAGCCGCACAATTTGGTATTCGTCATGATGGGCGCGTCACTCTTGTGGTTTGGTTGGTTTCGTTTTAATGCTGGCTCAGCTTTTGAAGCAAATGGCAGTGCAGTGCTGGCGTTCGTAAATACATTATTGGCAACGGCTGCCGCAGTATTGGGTTGGTCATTTGCTGAGTGGATTACAAAAGGCAATCCTTCCATGCTGGGTGCCGCTTCTGGATGCGTAGCTGGTTTGGTTGCTATTACTCCTGCCGCTGGCTTTGTTGGTCCAATGGGCGCACTTATCATCAGTGCTGCCGCTGGTGTGGTTTGCTTATGGGGTGTTTCTGGCCTTAAGCGAATTTTGGGTTCAGACGACAGCTTGGACGTGTTCGGCGTGCATGGCGTTGGTGGCATCTTAGGCGCTTTGTTAACCGGCGTGTTTGCTGATCCAGCATTGGGCGGACCAGGTATCTGGGATTATGTGGCAAATGCTGTTGCCCCTGATTACCCTATTGCTAGTCAGTTATGGCTTCAAAGCCAAGGCGTGATTGTGACTGTAATTTGGTCTTGCGTGGTTTCTTGCATTGTCTTCAAATTAGGCGACATTGTGATTGGTTTGCGCGTCAAGGAAGACCAAGAGCGCGAGGGCTTGGATATTAGCTCTCACGGTGAGTCTGCTTACGAGTCTTAA